One segment of Streptomyces sp. XD-27 DNA contains the following:
- a CDS encoding CarD family transcriptional regulator: protein MTFKVGDTVVYPHHGAALIEAIETRQIKGVDKTYLVLKVAQGDLTVRVPADNAEFVGVRDVVGQDGLDRVFEVLRAPYAEEPTNWSRRYKANLEKLASGDVIKVAEVVRDLWRRERERGLSAGEKRMLAKARQILVSELALAESTNEDKAEALLDEVLAS, encoded by the coding sequence ATGACGTTCAAGGTTGGCGACACCGTGGTCTATCCCCATCACGGGGCCGCGCTGATCGAGGCCATCGAAACTCGCCAGATCAAAGGCGTGGACAAGACCTACTTGGTGCTGAAGGTCGCGCAAGGCGACCTGACGGTTCGTGTGCCAGCGGACAATGCGGAGTTCGTCGGCGTGCGCGATGTGGTCGGCCAGGACGGGCTGGACCGGGTCTTCGAGGTGCTGCGCGCACCGTACGCGGAAGAGCCGACGAACTGGTCCCGTCGCTACAAGGCAAATCTTGAGAAGCTCGCCTCCGGCGACGTGATCAAGGTCGCCGAGGTCGTGCGCGACCTGTGGCGTCGTGAGCGTGAGCGTGGACTGTCCGCCGGTGAGAAGCGCATGCTCGCGAAGGCCCGCCAGATCCTGGTGAGTGAGCTCGCCCTCGCGGAGAGCACGAACGAGGACAAGGCGGAAGCCCTGCTCGACGAGGTGCTCGCGTCCTGA
- a CDS encoding DUF461 domain-containing protein, with product MSSDLRRGALAATALVLSIAPLSACGAGNDAQTLEIKPDNAATSVGNIKIQNVAVVTQPDLKAKGPAVITAKIFNNGDGPQALKAITVGDTKVKLSPAKGTGELVIPEHGELTLGGKGNASAVIENGREAARDGDAQSVVFDFNKTGEVELKAFVVPATSYFDKWGPEKPPAPKPTQPATPTTPAGTPTGTAPASPGGEAGDKNPGKPNGSTAPAKPNDTATTPPQGQGIASGEPDPNGHAGH from the coding sequence GTGAGCAGCGACCTTCGACGCGGCGCCCTCGCCGCCACCGCCCTCGTGCTCTCGATCGCCCCGCTCTCCGCCTGCGGAGCCGGAAACGACGCGCAGACGCTGGAGATCAAGCCGGACAACGCCGCGACGTCGGTCGGCAACATCAAGATCCAGAACGTGGCGGTCGTCACGCAGCCGGACCTGAAGGCGAAGGGGCCGGCCGTGATCACGGCCAAGATCTTCAACAACGGCGACGGCCCGCAGGCGCTCAAGGCCATCACCGTCGGCGACACCAAGGTCAAGCTCTCCCCGGCCAAGGGCACGGGCGAGCTGGTCATCCCGGAGCACGGCGAGCTGACCCTCGGCGGCAAGGGCAACGCCTCGGCGGTCATCGAGAACGGCCGGGAGGCCGCCCGCGACGGCGACGCCCAGTCCGTCGTCTTCGACTTCAACAAGACGGGCGAGGTCGAGCTGAAGGCGTTCGTCGTCCCGGCCACCAGCTACTTCGACAAGTGGGGCCCGGAGAAGCCGCCGGCCCCGAAGCCGACGCAGCCGGCCACGCCGACCACCCCGGCGGGCACGCCCACCGGCACCGCCCCGGCCTCCCCGGGCGGCGAGGCCGGGGACAAGAACCCGGGCAAGCCGAACGGCAGCACCGCGCCGGCCAAGCCGAACGACACGGCGACCACGCCGCCGCAGGGCCAGGGCATCGCCTCCGGCGAGCCCGACCCGAACGGCCACGCCGGGCACTGA
- a CDS encoding response regulator transcription factor, producing the protein MTRVLVVEDEESFSDALSYMLRKEGFEVAIATTGPEGLDEFERNGADLVLLDLMLPGLPGTEVCRQLRGRSNVPVIMVTAKDSEIDKVVGLEIGADDYVTKPFSSRELVARIRAVLRRRGEPEEVAPAALEAGPVRMDVDRHVVTVGGGKVDLPLKEFDLLEMLLRNAGRVLTRMQLIDRVWGADYVGDTKTLDVHVKRLRAKIEPDPGAPRYLVTVRGLGYKFEP; encoded by the coding sequence GTGACCCGAGTGCTCGTCGTCGAGGACGAAGAGTCGTTCAGCGACGCGTTGTCGTACATGCTCCGAAAGGAGGGATTCGAGGTCGCGATCGCGACAACAGGGCCCGAGGGGCTGGACGAGTTCGAGCGGAACGGTGCCGATCTGGTGCTGCTCGACCTCATGCTGCCGGGCCTGCCCGGGACGGAGGTCTGCCGTCAGCTGCGCGGCCGCTCCAACGTCCCGGTCATCATGGTGACCGCCAAGGACAGCGAGATCGACAAGGTCGTCGGCCTGGAGATAGGAGCCGACGACTACGTGACCAAGCCCTTCTCCTCGCGCGAGCTGGTCGCCCGGATCCGCGCCGTGCTGCGCCGCCGCGGCGAGCCGGAGGAGGTCGCCCCGGCCGCGCTGGAGGCGGGACCGGTGCGGATGGACGTGGACCGGCACGTGGTCACCGTCGGCGGCGGCAAGGTCGACCTGCCGCTCAAGGAGTTCGACCTGCTGGAGATGCTGCTGCGCAACGCGGGCCGGGTGCTGACCCGCATGCAGCTGATCGACCGGGTCTGGGGCGCGGACTACGTCGGCGACACCAAGACGCTGGACGTCCACGTCAAGCGGCTGCGCGCCAAGATCGAACCGGACCCGGGCGCGCCGCGCTACCTGGTGACGGTGCGCGGCCTGGGCTACAAGTTCGAGCCGTAA
- a CDS encoding cell wall metabolism sensor histidine kinase WalK — protein MNVDAAVAAVAAIAGVCTGVIAMLAFRWSERDQAKPTRTSLHTEAALPPGVDTVLSVLRSSAVVLDEADAVVKASSAAYALGLVRGGKLAVEPMLAMARDTRRDGEIRQIELDLPRRGTGRGDALAVSARVAPLGSRLVLLLVEDLTEARRIEAVRRDFVANVSHELKTPVGALSLLSEAVMDASDDPEAVTRFAGRMQIEATRLTSLVQELIDLSRVQNDDPLEDAEPVRVDELVAEAMDRCRHQAGTKQINIAAGGTAELHVWGNRGQLAAALGNLVENAVNYSPARTRVGVAARRVNAPGGDLIEIAVTDQGIGISEKDRERIFERFYRVDPARSRQTGGTGLGLAIVKHVAASHGGEVTVWSAEGQGSTFTLRLPEAGSVRDRAEAERKLRRGGRPLIGPDDLEGEEQDRAYETFTNDPLSAPEVHP, from the coding sequence ATGAACGTGGACGCGGCCGTCGCCGCAGTGGCTGCGATCGCCGGGGTGTGTACCGGCGTCATCGCCATGCTGGCGTTCCGCTGGAGCGAGCGCGACCAGGCCAAGCCCACCCGTACCTCGCTGCATACCGAGGCCGCGCTGCCGCCGGGTGTGGACACCGTCCTGTCGGTGCTGCGCTCGTCCGCCGTGGTGCTCGACGAGGCGGACGCGGTGGTCAAGGCCAGCTCGGCGGCGTACGCCCTGGGCCTGGTACGGGGCGGGAAGCTCGCGGTGGAGCCGATGCTGGCCATGGCCCGCGACACCCGGCGCGACGGAGAGATACGGCAGATCGAACTGGACCTGCCGCGGCGCGGCACCGGCCGCGGCGACGCGCTGGCGGTCTCCGCCCGGGTCGCCCCGCTGGGCTCCCGGCTCGTCCTGCTGCTGGTCGAGGACCTCACCGAGGCCCGCCGGATCGAGGCCGTGCGCCGCGACTTCGTCGCCAACGTCAGCCATGAGCTCAAGACCCCGGTCGGCGCCCTGTCGCTGCTCTCCGAGGCCGTCATGGACGCCTCCGACGACCCCGAGGCGGTGACCCGCTTCGCCGGCCGGATGCAGATCGAGGCGACCCGGCTCACCAGCCTGGTCCAGGAGCTGATCGACCTCTCCCGGGTGCAGAACGACGACCCGCTGGAGGATGCCGAGCCGGTCCGGGTCGACGAACTGGTCGCCGAGGCGATGGACCGCTGCCGCCACCAGGCGGGCACCAAGCAGATCAACATCGCCGCGGGCGGCACCGCCGAGCTCCACGTCTGGGGGAACCGCGGCCAGCTGGCCGCCGCCCTGGGCAACCTCGTGGAGAACGCGGTCAACTACAGCCCGGCCCGCACCCGGGTGGGCGTCGCGGCCCGGCGCGTCAACGCGCCCGGTGGCGACCTGATCGAGATCGCCGTCACCGACCAGGGGATCGGCATCTCGGAGAAGGACCGCGAGCGGATCTTCGAGCGGTTCTACCGCGTCGATCCCGCGCGCTCGCGGCAGACCGGCGGGACCGGCCTCGGTCTCGCCATCGTCAAGCACGTGGCCGCCTCGCACGGCGGGGAGGTCACGGTGTGGAGCGCCGAAGGCCAGGGCTCCACCTTCACCCTGCGGCTCCCGGAGGCCGGCAGCGTCCGGGACCGGGCCGAGGCGGAGCGGAAGCTCCGCCGCGGCGGCCGCCCACTGATCGGTCCTGACGACCTCGAAGGCGAGGAGCAGGACCGGGCGTACGAGACCTTCACCAACGATCCACTCTCTGCCCCGGAGGTCCATCCGTGA
- the phoU gene encoding phosphate signaling complex protein PhoU, whose amino-acid sequence MRDAYHEELDSIGEGLVEMARLVGSAIGRATTAILDADLKLAESVIAADGKVDDLQRDLEQRAIALLARQQPVATDLRIVVTSLRMSADLERSGDLAQHVAKLARLRFPETAVPRDLHATILEMGQLAQRLMAKAAEVIITKDVDLAMQLEQDDDAMDLLHRALFQHLMDDRWKHGIETAVDVTLLGRYYERFADHAVSVAKRVVYLVTGEHADEIAAAAGDPAEGA is encoded by the coding sequence ATGCGGGACGCGTACCACGAGGAGCTGGATTCGATCGGCGAGGGCCTGGTCGAGATGGCCCGGCTCGTCGGCTCGGCCATCGGCCGCGCCACCACGGCGATTCTCGACGCTGACCTCAAGCTCGCCGAGAGCGTCATCGCCGCCGACGGAAAGGTCGACGACCTCCAGCGGGACCTGGAGCAGCGCGCCATCGCCCTGCTCGCCCGGCAGCAGCCGGTCGCCACCGACCTGCGGATCGTGGTCACGAGCCTGCGGATGAGCGCGGACCTGGAGCGCTCCGGCGACCTCGCCCAGCACGTCGCCAAGCTGGCCCGGCTGCGCTTCCCCGAGACGGCGGTGCCGCGCGACCTGCACGCCACGATCCTGGAGATGGGCCAGCTCGCGCAGCGGCTGATGGCCAAGGCCGCCGAGGTCATCATCACCAAGGACGTCGACCTGGCGATGCAGCTGGAGCAGGACGACGACGCGATGGACCTGCTGCACCGCGCCCTGTTCCAGCACCTGATGGACGACCGCTGGAAGCACGGCATCGAGACGGCCGTGGACGTGACGCTGCTGGGCCGCTACTACGAGCGGTTCGCCGACCACGCGGTCTCGGTCGCCAAGCGCGTGGTGTACCTGGTGACCGGCGAGCACGCGGACGAGATCGCGGCGGCGGCGGGGGACCCGGCCGAGGGAGCCTGA
- a CDS encoding phosphoglyceromutase, whose translation MADAPYKLILLRHGESEWNAKNLFTGWVDVNLNEKGEKEAVRGGELLKDAGLLPDVVHTSLQKRAIRTAQLALEAADRHWIPVHRSWRLNERHYGALQGKDKAQTLAEFGEEQFMLWRRSYDTPPPPLEDGAEWSQSDDARYASIPPELRPRTECLKDVVTRMLPYWYDGIVPDLLAGRTVLIAAHGNSLRALVKHLDGISDADIAGLNIPTGIPLSYELDADFTPLNPGGTYLDPEAAAAAIEAVKNQGKKK comes from the coding sequence ATGGCCGACGCACCGTACAAGCTGATCCTCCTCCGCCACGGCGAGAGCGAGTGGAACGCGAAGAACCTGTTCACCGGCTGGGTGGACGTCAACCTCAACGAGAAGGGCGAGAAGGAGGCGGTCCGCGGCGGTGAGCTGCTGAAGGACGCCGGCCTGCTGCCCGACGTGGTCCACACCTCCCTCCAGAAGCGCGCGATCCGCACCGCGCAGCTCGCGCTGGAGGCCGCCGACCGCCACTGGATCCCGGTCCACCGCTCCTGGCGGCTCAACGAGCGGCACTACGGCGCGCTCCAGGGCAAGGACAAGGCGCAGACGCTCGCCGAGTTCGGCGAGGAGCAGTTCATGCTGTGGCGCCGCTCGTACGACACCCCGCCGCCCCCGCTGGAGGACGGCGCCGAGTGGTCGCAGAGCGACGACGCGCGCTACGCCTCGATCCCGCCGGAGCTGCGGCCGCGCACCGAGTGCCTCAAGGACGTCGTCACCCGCATGCTGCCGTACTGGTACGACGGCATCGTCCCGGACCTGCTCGCGGGCCGCACCGTCCTGATCGCCGCGCACGGCAACAGCCTGCGCGCGCTGGTCAAGCACCTCGACGGCATCTCCGACGCCGACATCGCGGGCCTGAACATCCCCACCGGCATCCCGCTCTCCTACGAGCTGGACGCCGACTTCACGCCGCTGAACCCGGGCGGCACCTACCTCGACCCGGAGGCCGCGGCCGCCGCCATCGAGGCCGTGAAGAACCAGGGCAAGAAGAAGTAG
- a CDS encoding MFS transporter, with the protein MSAATAKRAVRESVSGLPREFWWLWTSTLVNRLGAFVATFMALYLTMERGYSATYAGLVASLHGLGGVVAALGAGVMTDRLGRRPTMLVAQLSTAVSVAVLGFMTHPVAIAAVAFAVGMASNASRPAVQAMMADIVRPEDRVRAFSLNYWAINLGFAFSSTGAGLLAEYSYQAGFLIEAAMTLVCALVVFAKLPESRPDRPAGPGTAAEPEIGLGTVVRDRRFMALVGLSFLIALLFQQGSVGLPVAMGADGFSSSDYGLAIAANGVLIVALQIPVTRYVEHRDPRLLLTLSSLLVGYGFGLTAFAGSLGVYALTVCVWTLAEIVNLPTQMGLVVRLSPTHGRGRYQGMHTMSWSAAGLAAPLLSGQVIDRFGAGWLWGGCAVVGTVAAAGYWVLMRTVPEPAPSEPRETGSAGPAPADSVERVA; encoded by the coding sequence CTGTCGGCTGCGACCGCGAAACGGGCCGTACGAGAGAGCGTCTCGGGGCTGCCACGGGAGTTCTGGTGGCTGTGGACCAGCACGCTGGTCAACCGGCTGGGCGCCTTCGTGGCCACCTTCATGGCGCTGTACCTGACCATGGAGCGCGGCTACTCGGCCACGTACGCGGGCCTGGTCGCCTCCCTGCACGGGCTGGGCGGCGTCGTCGCCGCGCTCGGCGCCGGGGTCATGACCGACCGGCTCGGGCGGCGGCCCACCATGCTCGTCGCCCAGCTCTCGACAGCGGTGTCGGTGGCGGTTCTCGGCTTCATGACGCACCCGGTCGCCATCGCGGCCGTCGCGTTCGCCGTGGGCATGGCCAGCAACGCCTCCCGCCCGGCGGTGCAGGCCATGATGGCCGACATCGTGCGCCCCGAGGACCGGGTCCGCGCCTTCTCGCTCAACTACTGGGCGATCAACCTGGGTTTCGCGTTCTCCTCGACCGGCGCGGGCCTGCTCGCCGAGTACAGCTACCAGGCCGGCTTCCTGATCGAGGCCGCCATGACGCTGGTGTGCGCCCTGGTGGTCTTCGCCAAGCTCCCGGAGTCCCGCCCGGACCGCCCGGCCGGTCCGGGCACGGCCGCCGAACCGGAGATCGGCCTGGGCACCGTGGTGCGGGACCGCCGCTTCATGGCTCTCGTCGGGCTGTCCTTCCTCATCGCGCTGCTCTTCCAGCAGGGGTCGGTGGGCCTGCCGGTGGCCATGGGCGCGGACGGCTTCTCCAGCTCGGACTACGGGCTGGCGATCGCGGCCAACGGCGTACTGATCGTCGCCCTGCAGATTCCCGTCACCCGCTACGTCGAGCACCGCGACCCGCGGCTGCTGCTCACCCTCTCCTCCCTGCTCGTGGGGTACGGCTTCGGGCTGACGGCGTTCGCGGGCTCCCTGGGCGTGTACGCGCTGACGGTGTGCGTGTGGACCCTCGCGGAGATCGTCAACCTGCCGACGCAGATGGGCCTCGTGGTGCGCCTCTCCCCCACCCACGGCCGCGGCCGCTACCAGGGCATGCACACCATGTCCTGGTCCGCGGCCGGGCTCGCGGCCCCGCTGTTGTCGGGCCAGGTCATCGACCGGTTCGGGGCGGGGTGGCTGTGGGGCGGGTGCGCGGTGGTGGGCACGGTCGCGGCGGCGGGGTACTGGGTGCTGATGCGGACCGTGCCGGAGCCCGCGCCGTCGGAGCCGCGGGAGACGGGGTCCGCGGGCCCGGCTCCGGCCGACTCGGTGGAGCGGGTGGCCTAA
- a CDS encoding RNA-binding protein, whose translation MAKKLHVGNLGFDTTEDDLQELFARVGEVLDVQIVSDRDTGRSLGFGFVEMNDRAAEKALAQLNGTRLNGRNLNVTEAHRRANRRMPG comes from the coding sequence ATGGCGAAGAAGCTGCACGTCGGCAACCTGGGGTTCGACACGACGGAAGACGACCTTCAGGAGCTTTTCGCAAGGGTCGGTGAAGTGCTGGACGTCCAGATCGTCTCGGACCGTGACACGGGCCGGTCTTTGGGCTTCGGGTTCGTCGAGATGAACGACCGGGCGGCGGAGAAGGCCCTGGCCCAGCTCAACGGAACCAGGCTGAACGGCCGCAACTTGAACGTCACCGAGGCCCATCGCCGGGCGAACCGCCGCATGCCCGGTTAG
- a CDS encoding YbjN domain-containing protein encodes MPMGDADADTTTDTSSTSASASTSAGTGTGTGTGAAAVIEQTLRDAELEWESAADGAYVVKLPGVRKLSTTCALRLGKHSLSVNAFVIRHPDENEAAVHRWLLERNTKLYGVSYAVDRLGDIYLVGRLPLSAVTPEELDRLLGTVLENAEGSFNTLLEMGFATAIRKEYAWRTSRGESTRNLEAFEHLTRDLTD; translated from the coding sequence ATGCCCATGGGTGACGCGGACGCCGACACGACGACAGACACCAGCAGCACCAGCGCCAGTGCGAGTACCAGCGCAGGCACTGGCACCGGCACGGGTACCGGCGCCGCCGCCGTCATCGAGCAGACCCTGCGCGACGCCGAGCTGGAATGGGAGAGCGCGGCCGACGGCGCCTACGTCGTCAAGCTCCCCGGCGTCCGCAAGCTCTCGACCACGTGCGCGCTGCGGCTCGGCAAGCACTCCCTCTCCGTCAACGCCTTCGTGATCCGGCATCCGGACGAGAACGAGGCGGCCGTGCACCGCTGGCTGCTGGAGCGCAACACCAAGCTGTACGGCGTGAGTTACGCGGTCGACCGGCTCGGCGACATCTACCTCGTAGGGCGTCTGCCGCTGTCCGCGGTCACCCCGGAGGAACTGGACCGGCTGCTGGGCACGGTCCTGGAGAACGCGGAGGGCAGCTTCAACACGCTCCTGGAGATGGGCTTCGCGACGGCGATCCGCAAGGAGTACGCCTGGCGCACCTCACGCGGCGAGTCCACGCGGAACCTCGAGGCATTCGAACACCTGACCCGCGATCTGACGGACTGA
- a CDS encoding glycosyltransferase codes for MRWPGRRPRRIAMLSVHTSPLHQPGTGDAGGMNVYIVELAKRLAALNIEVEVFTRATTGTLPPAVELAPGVLVRHIDAGPYEGLAKEELPAQLCAFTHGVMRAWAGHRPGYYDLVHSHYWLSGHVGWLAAERWGVPLVHAMHTMAKVKNAALAEGDTPEPAARVIGETQIVRAADRLVANTDEEGDELIRHYDADRGKVAVVHPGVNLDRFSPYGPEVPGRRHGADGADTGLADAIRTHGTYGTDRTDGTDRADAIRAATGRTGIRRITAADITASRIAAGRAAARARLGLPVDALIPLFAGRIQPLKAPDVLLRAVAIMLDEEPALRSRLVVPVVGGPSGTGLAQPERLQKLAARLGISDVVRFRPPVGQDQLADWYRAASVLVMPSHSESFGLVAIEAQACGTPVVAAAVGGLPVAVRDGVSGFLVDGHDPADYARVLRRFAAGPAGAELVDRMGAAAALHAQSFGWDTAAAATADVYQAAMHERRRLRSAHAHG; via the coding sequence CTGCGGTGGCCCGGCCGACGGCCGCGCCGGATCGCCATGCTCAGCGTCCACACCTCGCCCCTCCACCAGCCCGGTACCGGCGACGCCGGCGGGATGAACGTCTACATCGTCGAGCTCGCCAAGCGCCTGGCCGCCCTGAACATCGAGGTCGAGGTCTTCACGCGCGCCACCACCGGCACGCTCCCGCCCGCCGTCGAGCTGGCCCCCGGCGTCCTGGTCCGGCACATCGACGCCGGCCCCTACGAGGGGCTCGCCAAGGAGGAGCTCCCGGCCCAGCTGTGCGCCTTCACCCACGGCGTCATGCGGGCCTGGGCCGGGCACCGGCCCGGCTACTACGACCTCGTCCACTCCCACTACTGGCTCTCCGGCCACGTCGGCTGGCTCGCCGCCGAGCGGTGGGGCGTCCCGCTCGTGCACGCCATGCACACCATGGCCAAGGTCAAGAACGCCGCGCTGGCCGAGGGCGACACGCCCGAACCCGCAGCCCGCGTCATCGGCGAGACGCAGATCGTCCGCGCCGCGGACCGGCTCGTCGCCAACACCGACGAAGAGGGCGACGAGCTGATCCGGCACTACGACGCGGACCGCGGCAAGGTCGCCGTCGTCCACCCCGGCGTCAACCTCGACCGATTCAGCCCGTACGGGCCCGAGGTCCCGGGCCGGCGCCACGGCGCGGACGGTGCCGACACGGGCCTCGCGGACGCGATCCGCACCCACGGCACCTACGGCACCGACCGCACCGACGGCACCGACCGCGCCGATGCGATCCGCGCCGCCACAGGCCGCACCGGCATCCGCCGCATCACCGCGGCCGACATCACCGCGAGCCGGATCGCCGCCGGCCGCGCCGCCGCCCGCGCCCGCCTCGGGCTCCCCGTCGACGCCCTCATCCCGCTCTTCGCGGGCCGTATCCAGCCGCTCAAGGCACCGGACGTCCTGCTGCGCGCCGTGGCGATCATGCTGGACGAGGAGCCCGCGCTCCGTTCCCGGCTCGTCGTACCGGTGGTCGGCGGCCCCAGCGGAACCGGGCTCGCCCAGCCCGAGCGGCTGCAGAAGCTCGCCGCCCGCCTCGGTATCAGCGACGTCGTACGCTTCCGCCCGCCCGTCGGCCAGGACCAGCTCGCCGACTGGTACCGCGCGGCGTCCGTCCTGGTCATGCCCTCCCACAGCGAGTCCTTCGGGCTGGTCGCGATCGAGGCGCAGGCATGCGGCACGCCGGTTGTCGCGGCGGCGGTCGGCGGACTGCCCGTGGCGGTGCGGGACGGCGTGTCCGGATTCCTGGTCGACGGCCACGACCCCGCCGACTACGCGCGCGTGCTGCGCCGTTTCGCCGCCGGGCCGGCAGGCGCCGAGCTTGTCGACCGGATGGGTGCCGCCGCGGCCCTGCACGCGCAGTCGTTCGGGTGGGACACGGCCGCCGCGGCGACGGCGGACGTCTATCAGGCCGCGATGCACGAGCGTCGTCGCCTACGATCAGCCCATGCCCATGGGTGA
- a CDS encoding AraC family transcriptional regulator: MDPFDDLLRGVRADGAVFGRSVLAPPWALRFTDGASMTLCVPLRGEGWIVREDDGSGSGFGESGRPPRGIRIRVGEAAVVRGPEPFVFTDAPGTVASGAATPRDVRCGDVWPGERAGRDVAGELAGHAAGRTVLMAGAYHVRGEVPGRLLRVLPPVLVLADDHDCAALRDYLETQLIASGPCAPGGPGGAGAPGRAGGPGQQIVLDRLLDWLLVCTLRDWFARPEAEAPGWYRALGDEVVGPALRALHEAPGAPWTLASLADRAGVSRTTLAKRFHDLVGEPPLAYLTQWRMALAADLLAEPAATVASVARRVGYADAFGFSAAFKRVRGVSPSAHRTRPAALSPATPDRPTTAPTDDRPTTVPTGHVVRSGTRPPHPRPLPGRPHGPAR; this comes from the coding sequence ATGGACCCGTTCGACGATCTGCTGAGGGGTGTGCGCGCCGACGGCGCGGTGTTCGGCCGGTCGGTGCTGGCACCGCCGTGGGCGCTGAGATTCACCGATGGGGCGTCCATGACGCTGTGCGTGCCGCTGCGCGGCGAGGGCTGGATCGTACGGGAGGACGACGGCAGCGGCAGCGGCTTCGGCGAGAGCGGGCGTCCGCCGCGGGGGATACGGATACGGGTGGGCGAGGCGGCGGTCGTACGCGGGCCTGAGCCGTTCGTCTTCACCGACGCCCCCGGCACCGTCGCCTCAGGGGCGGCGACGCCGCGCGACGTGCGGTGCGGGGACGTGTGGCCGGGCGAGCGGGCGGGCCGGGACGTGGCCGGTGAACTGGCGGGGCACGCGGCGGGCCGCACCGTGCTGATGGCGGGGGCGTACCACGTACGCGGCGAGGTCCCGGGGCGGCTGCTGCGGGTGCTGCCCCCGGTGCTGGTGCTGGCGGACGACCACGACTGCGCGGCGTTGCGCGACTACCTGGAGACGCAGTTGATCGCGAGCGGTCCGTGCGCGCCCGGTGGGCCGGGCGGGGCGGGTGCCCCGGGTCGCGCCGGCGGCCCGGGGCAGCAGATCGTGCTGGACCGGTTGCTGGACTGGCTGCTGGTGTGCACGCTGCGGGACTGGTTCGCCCGCCCGGAGGCGGAGGCACCCGGCTGGTACCGCGCGCTCGGCGACGAGGTGGTGGGCCCGGCGCTGCGCGCGCTGCACGAGGCCCCGGGCGCACCGTGGACGCTGGCGTCGCTGGCGGACCGGGCCGGGGTATCCCGTACGACGCTGGCGAAGCGCTTCCACGACCTGGTCGGCGAGCCGCCGCTGGCCTACCTGACCCAATGGCGGATGGCCCTGGCGGCGGACCTGCTGGCGGAACCGGCGGCGACGGTGGCGTCGGTGGCGCGCCGGGTGGGGTACGCGGACGCGTTCGGCTTCAGCGCGGCGTTCAAGCGGGTACGGGGCGTGAGCCCCAGCGCCCACCGCACCCGCCCCGCGGCCCTCAGCCCCGCCACCCCTGACCGCCCCACCACTGCGCCGACAGATGACCGCCCCACCACCGTGCCGACAGGCCACGTCGTCCGGAGTGGGACCCGACCCCCACATCCACGGCCCCTGCCCGGGAGGCCGCACGGCCCCGCCCGATAG
- a CDS encoding NAD(P)H-binding protein: MTTDSKHDSDILILAATGKTGRRVVERLRTQGAAVRAASRSSEVTFDWTAPATWEPALAGATALYLVAPDDPDPVEDFVRLAVESGVRRIVALSGRGLDRIGEDVGAGTATFYTGMAAAERAVRGSGVEWTIIRPNNFNQNFDEDMWRQPLRDGRLALPIGATPEPFIDADDVAAVAAALLTRDGDRHLGEVYELSGPRGLSFGEAVGTIARAAGREIAYVELTPEEYEAELLAEGYPEVAAKAFGALFALHRTGYTAAPVDGVQRVLGRAPTDFTAYAERAAAAGAWT; this comes from the coding sequence ATGACGACAGACAGCAAGCACGACAGCGACATCCTGATCCTCGCCGCCACCGGCAAGACCGGCCGCCGGGTGGTGGAGCGGCTGCGCACGCAGGGCGCGGCGGTGCGGGCGGCCTCCCGCTCCAGCGAGGTGACGTTCGACTGGACCGCACCCGCCACCTGGGAACCCGCGCTCGCGGGTGCCACCGCGCTCTACCTCGTCGCGCCGGACGACCCGGACCCGGTGGAGGACTTCGTGCGCCTCGCGGTCGAGTCCGGGGTGCGCCGCATCGTGGCGCTGTCGGGGCGCGGGCTGGACCGGATCGGCGAGGACGTCGGCGCGGGCACGGCCACCTTCTACACGGGCATGGCCGCCGCGGAACGGGCCGTACGCGGATCCGGCGTGGAGTGGACGATCATCCGGCCCAACAACTTCAACCAGAACTTCGACGAGGACATGTGGCGGCAGCCGCTGCGCGACGGCCGGCTCGCCCTGCCGATCGGGGCGACCCCGGAGCCGTTCATCGACGCGGACGACGTGGCGGCGGTGGCGGCGGCGCTGCTGACGCGCGACGGAGACCGGCATCTGGGAGAGGTGTACGAGTTGTCGGGGCCGCGCGGGCTGTCGTTCGGCGAGGCGGTCGGGACGATCGCGCGGGCGGCGGGCCGGGAGATCGCGTACGTGGAGCTGACGCCGGAGGAGTACGAGGCCGAGCTGCTCGCCGAGGGCTACCCGGAGGTGGCGGCGAAGGCGTTCGGCGCGCTGTTCGCCCTCCACCGGACCGGGTACACGGCCGCCCCGGTGGACGGCGTCCAGCGCGTCCTGGGGCGGGCACCGACCGACTTCACGGCGTACGCGGAGCGGGCGGCGGCCGCGGGGGCGTGGACGTGA